A region of Streptomyces cinnamoneus DNA encodes the following proteins:
- a CDS encoding enoyl-CoA hydratase translates to MTDTTGQEYETILVERKGRTALVTLNRPKALNALNLQVMNEVVAATEALDRDPDVGCVVLTGSERAFAAGADIKEMRPRSYMDMYLSDWFTAWDRLGQLRTPTVAAVSGYALGGGCELAMLCDILLAADTAVFGQPEIKLGVIPGIGGSQRLTRAVGKAKAMELCLTGRTMDAAEAERAGLVSRIVPAAELLPEALAVAETVAGMSAPVAMMAKEAVNRAFETTLAEGVRFERRLFHAVFATADQKEGMSAFVDKRPPEFTHG, encoded by the coding sequence ATGACCGACACCACCGGCCAGGAGTACGAGACCATCCTCGTGGAGCGCAAGGGCCGCACCGCGCTCGTCACCCTCAACCGGCCCAAGGCCCTCAACGCCCTCAACCTCCAGGTCATGAACGAGGTCGTCGCCGCCACCGAGGCGCTCGACCGCGACCCGGACGTGGGCTGCGTCGTCCTCACCGGCTCAGAGAGGGCCTTCGCCGCCGGCGCCGACATCAAGGAGATGCGGCCGCGGAGCTACATGGACATGTACCTCAGCGACTGGTTCACCGCCTGGGACCGGCTGGGGCAGCTGCGGACGCCCACGGTCGCGGCCGTCTCCGGCTACGCGCTGGGCGGCGGCTGCGAGCTGGCGATGCTCTGCGACATCCTGCTCGCCGCCGACACCGCCGTGTTCGGCCAGCCGGAGATCAAGCTCGGCGTCATCCCGGGCATCGGCGGCTCCCAGCGGCTGACCCGCGCCGTCGGCAAGGCCAAGGCCATGGAGCTGTGCCTGACCGGCCGCACCATGGACGCCGCCGAGGCGGAGCGGGCCGGCCTGGTGTCGAGGATCGTGCCGGCGGCCGAGCTGCTCCCCGAGGCCCTCGCGGTCGCCGAGACCGTGGCCGGGATGTCCGCGCCGGTCGCGATGATGGCGAAGGAGGCCGTGAACCGCGCCTTCGAGACGACGCTGGCGGAGGGCGTGCGCTTCGAACGCCGGCTGTTCCACGCGGTGTTCGCGACGGCGGACCAGAAGGAGGGCATGTCGGCGTTCGTGGACAAGCGGCCGCCGGAGTTCACCCACGGGTAG
- the mmsB gene encoding 3-hydroxyisobutyrate dehydrogenase gives MSGTIGFVGLGHMGGPMAVNLVKAGYRVVGYDLVPELLAAAADAGVEAAASAVEAVAGADAVVTMLPAGRHVLALYRDGGLLAAARPGTLFVDCSTIDVADARAAHEAARAAGHRALDAPVSGGVVGAEAATLTFMAGGDADAFARAEPLLAAMGKKAVHCGDAGAGQAAKICNNMILGISMIAVSEAFVLGESLGLSHQALYDVASTASGQCWALTVNCPVPGPVPGSPAERDYRPGFAAPLMAKDLGLAANAARAGGVDAELGLRAARMYAEFAEGTGAGQDFSGIVRAVRQRSGRPTDQNGTPA, from the coding sequence GTGAGCGGCACCATAGGCTTCGTCGGGCTCGGCCACATGGGCGGCCCGATGGCCGTCAACCTCGTCAAGGCCGGGTACCGCGTCGTCGGCTACGACCTGGTGCCCGAGCTGCTCGCCGCGGCGGCGGACGCGGGCGTCGAGGCGGCCGCGTCGGCGGTGGAGGCGGTCGCCGGCGCGGACGCGGTCGTCACCATGCTGCCCGCCGGCCGGCACGTCCTCGCCCTCTACCGGGACGGGGGGCTCCTCGCCGCGGCGCGGCCCGGCACCTTGTTCGTCGACTGCTCCACCATCGACGTCGCCGACGCCCGGGCGGCCCACGAGGCCGCGCGGGCGGCCGGCCACCGGGCCCTCGACGCACCGGTCTCCGGCGGGGTCGTGGGGGCCGAGGCCGCCACGCTCACCTTCATGGCGGGCGGGGACGCGGACGCCTTCGCCCGGGCCGAACCCCTGCTGGCCGCCATGGGCAAGAAGGCCGTGCACTGCGGGGACGCCGGCGCGGGCCAGGCCGCCAAGATCTGCAACAACATGATCCTGGGCATCTCGATGATCGCGGTCAGTGAGGCGTTCGTCCTCGGCGAGAGCCTCGGCCTGAGCCACCAGGCCCTCTACGACGTGGCGTCCACCGCGTCCGGCCAGTGCTGGGCCCTCACCGTCAACTGCCCCGTGCCCGGCCCGGTGCCGGGCAGCCCCGCAGAGCGCGACTACCGGCCCGGATTCGCCGCCCCCCTGATGGCGAAGGACCTCGGGCTCGCGGCGAACGCGGCCCGCGCGGGCGGCGTGGACGCCGAACTGGGCCTGCGCGCCGCGCGGATGTACGCCGAGTTCGCCGAGGGCACCGGAGCCGGCCAGGACTTCTCCGGCATCGTACGGGCCGTCCGGCAGCGGTCCGGGCGGCCCACCGACCAGAACGGAACACCGGCATGA
- a CDS encoding enoyl-CoA hydratase/isomerase family protein: protein MTPTDDENVLLRTEGRAGYITLNRPKALNALNHAMALRVEEALTDWQKDPAVETVVVTGAGERGLCAGGDIRSIYEDARAGGSASADFWRDEYRLNALIARYPKPYVAVMDGIVMGGGVGVSAHGSVRIVTERSRVAMPETGIGFVPDVGGTYLLGLAPGGLGTHLALTGTAVGAADALLCGLADHYVPSELLPALTGDLAHAPLRDVLARHVRQAPPGELDAHRDWIDHCYAAATVEAIVDRLLDSGVPAAKDAATTLLAKSPTALKVTLAALRRARDLGPLERVLEQEYRVSCAALTSPDLVEGIRAQVIDKDRSPSWSPATLAEVTDADVARFFAPLGARELRLATSDRPQEVAW, encoded by the coding sequence ATGACCCCGACCGACGACGAGAACGTGCTCCTGCGCACCGAGGGACGCGCGGGATACATCACCCTCAACCGGCCCAAGGCCCTCAACGCCCTGAACCACGCCATGGCCCTCCGCGTCGAGGAGGCCCTGACGGACTGGCAGAAGGACCCCGCCGTCGAGACCGTGGTCGTCACGGGCGCGGGCGAGCGCGGGCTGTGCGCCGGCGGGGACATCCGGTCCATCTACGAGGACGCGCGGGCCGGCGGGTCCGCCTCGGCGGACTTCTGGCGGGACGAGTACCGGCTCAACGCCCTGATCGCCCGCTACCCCAAGCCGTACGTCGCCGTCATGGACGGCATCGTGATGGGCGGCGGTGTCGGCGTCTCCGCCCACGGCAGCGTGCGGATCGTCACCGAACGCTCCCGCGTCGCCATGCCCGAGACCGGCATCGGCTTCGTCCCCGATGTCGGCGGCACCTACCTGCTGGGGCTCGCCCCCGGCGGGCTGGGCACCCACCTGGCGCTCACCGGCACGGCGGTGGGCGCGGCCGACGCCCTGCTGTGCGGCCTCGCGGACCACTACGTGCCCTCCGAGCTGCTGCCCGCCCTGACCGGCGACCTCGCGCACGCCCCGCTGCGCGACGTCCTCGCCCGCCACGTCCGCCAGGCACCGCCGGGCGAACTGGACGCCCACCGGGACTGGATCGACCACTGCTACGCGGCCGCGACGGTGGAGGCGATCGTGGACCGGCTGCTGGACAGCGGCGTCCCGGCGGCGAAGGACGCCGCCACCACGCTCCTCGCCAAGTCGCCCACCGCGCTGAAGGTCACCCTGGCCGCCCTGCGCCGGGCGCGGGACCTCGGGCCCCTGGAGCGGGTCCTGGAGCAGGAGTACCGCGTCTCCTGCGCGGCCCTCACCTCGCCGGACCTCGTCGAGGGCATCCGGGCACAGGTGATCGACAAGGACCGCTCCCCCAGCTGGTCCCCCGCCACGCTCGCCGAGGTCACCGACGCGGACGTGGCCCGGTTCTTCGCACCGCTCGGCGCGCGCGAGCTCCGCCTCGCCACGAGCGACCGTCCGCAGGAGGTGGCCTGGTGA
- a CDS encoding acyl-CoA dehydrogenase family protein — MTTTTAPTAGTLLSEDQLAIAETTLDFAREHLAPHAVAWDQDKHFPVDVLRKGADLGLGGVYVREESGGSGLTRADGVLIFESLATGCPSVAGYFSIHNMVAWMIDHYGDDAQRARWLPALCAMDALGSYCLTEPGAGSDAAALRSRAVRDGDDYVLTGVKQFISGAGASQVYIVMARTGEAGPRGISAFVVERDDPGLSFGPDERKMGWNAQPTRQVILDGVRIPAGRRLGAEGDGFRIAMNGLNGGRLGIAACSLGGAQSALHRSLAYLADREAFGAPLLDAQALQFTLADMATELAAARALVQQAADALDRGAPQAAQLCAMAKRFATDTGYAVADRALQLHGGYGYLSEYGIEKIVRDLRVHRILEGTNEIMRLIVARGLTGSLR; from the coding sequence ATGACGACCACGACCGCCCCGACGGCCGGCACCCTGCTGTCCGAGGACCAGCTCGCGATCGCCGAGACCACGCTGGACTTCGCCCGGGAGCACCTCGCCCCCCACGCCGTCGCCTGGGACCAGGACAAGCACTTCCCCGTCGACGTCCTGCGCAAGGGCGCGGACCTCGGCCTCGGCGGCGTCTACGTGCGCGAGGAGTCCGGCGGCTCCGGCCTGACCCGCGCCGACGGCGTCCTGATCTTCGAGAGCCTGGCCACCGGCTGCCCCTCCGTCGCCGGCTACTTCTCCATCCACAACATGGTCGCCTGGATGATCGACCACTACGGGGACGACGCCCAGCGCGCCCGCTGGCTGCCCGCCCTGTGCGCGATGGACGCGCTCGGCAGCTACTGCCTGACCGAGCCGGGCGCCGGCTCCGACGCCGCCGCCTTACGCAGCCGCGCCGTGCGCGACGGCGACGACTACGTCCTCACCGGCGTCAAGCAGTTCATCTCCGGCGCGGGCGCCTCCCAGGTCTACATCGTGATGGCCCGTACCGGCGAGGCCGGGCCGCGCGGCATCTCGGCCTTCGTCGTCGAACGTGACGACCCCGGCCTGTCCTTCGGGCCCGACGAACGGAAGATGGGCTGGAACGCCCAGCCCACCCGCCAGGTGATCCTCGACGGCGTCCGCATCCCGGCCGGGCGCCGGCTCGGCGCCGAGGGCGACGGCTTCCGCATCGCCATGAACGGGCTCAACGGCGGCCGCCTCGGCATCGCCGCCTGTTCCCTGGGCGGCGCCCAGAGCGCGCTCCACCGCAGCCTGGCGTACCTCGCGGACCGTGAGGCGTTCGGCGCGCCGCTGCTCGACGCCCAGGCGCTGCAGTTCACCCTGGCCGACATGGCGACCGAACTGGCGGCGGCCCGGGCGCTGGTCCAGCAGGCCGCGGACGCGCTGGACCGGGGCGCCCCGCAGGCCGCGCAGCTGTGCGCGATGGCCAAGCGGTTCGCCACCGACACCGGCTACGCGGTCGCCGACCGCGCCCTCCAGCTGCACGGCGGCTACGGGTACCTCAGTGAGTACGGCATCGAGAAGATCGTCCGCGATCTGAGGGTGCACCGGATCCTGGAAGGAACGAACGAGATCATGCGCCTCATCGTGGCCCGCGGACTGACGGGCTCCCTGCGATGA
- a CDS encoding CoA-acylating methylmalonate-semialdehyde dehydrogenase, producing MVRELTHFIGGRRQAGTSGLFADVHDPNTGSVQARVPLAGRDETAAAIADAAEAQVAWGEWNPQRRARVLLRFLQLVEGERDALARMLSSEHGKTVADAHGDLQRGLEVVEFAAGIPHLLKGEFTDNAGTGIDVHSLRAPLGVTAGITPFNFPAMIPLWKAAPAIACGNSFVLKPSERDPSVPLRLAELFLEAGLPPGVLNVVNGGKEAVDTLLEDPRVQAVGFVGSTQIAAHVYATAAAHGKRAQCFGGAKNHMIVMPDADLDQAVDALIGAGYGSAGERCMAISVAVPVGEETADALVTRLKERIGTLRIGRSDDPDADFGPLVSRDALDRVHRYVGIGATEGAELVVDGRGFVLPGHENGFFAGATLFDHVTPAMRIYREEIFGPVLSVVRAADYEEALRLPSEHPYGNGVAIFTRDGDTARDFTRRVNTGMVGVNVPIPVPVAYHTFGGWKRSGFGDLNQHGPDAVRFYTRTKTVTSRWPSGAKEGASFTIPTMR from the coding sequence ATGGTCCGTGAACTCACCCATTTCATCGGCGGCAGGCGCCAGGCCGGAACGTCGGGGCTCTTCGCCGACGTCCACGACCCCAACACCGGTTCCGTGCAGGCCAGGGTCCCCCTGGCCGGGCGCGACGAGACCGCTGCCGCGATCGCCGACGCCGCGGAGGCGCAGGTGGCGTGGGGCGAGTGGAACCCGCAGCGCCGCGCCCGGGTGCTGCTGCGGTTCCTCCAGCTGGTGGAGGGCGAACGGGACGCGCTGGCCCGGATGCTGTCCTCCGAGCACGGCAAGACCGTCGCCGACGCGCACGGCGACCTCCAGCGGGGCCTGGAGGTCGTGGAGTTCGCCGCCGGCATCCCGCACCTGCTCAAGGGTGAGTTCACCGACAACGCCGGCACCGGCATCGACGTCCACTCCCTGCGCGCCCCCCTCGGCGTCACCGCGGGGATCACCCCGTTCAACTTCCCCGCGATGATCCCGCTGTGGAAGGCGGCGCCCGCGATCGCCTGCGGGAACTCCTTCGTCCTCAAGCCGTCCGAGCGCGACCCGTCCGTACCGCTGCGGCTCGCGGAGCTCTTCCTGGAGGCGGGCCTGCCGCCGGGCGTGCTCAACGTCGTCAACGGTGGCAAGGAGGCCGTCGACACCCTGCTGGAGGACCCCCGGGTCCAGGCCGTCGGCTTCGTCGGCTCCACCCAGATCGCGGCGCACGTCTACGCCACCGCCGCCGCCCACGGCAAGCGCGCCCAGTGCTTCGGCGGCGCCAAGAACCACATGATCGTAATGCCGGACGCCGACCTCGACCAGGCCGTGGACGCCCTGATCGGCGCCGGCTACGGCTCGGCGGGCGAACGCTGCATGGCCATCTCGGTGGCCGTGCCCGTCGGCGAGGAGACCGCCGACGCGCTGGTCACCCGGCTCAAGGAGCGCATCGGCACCCTGCGGATCGGCCGCTCCGACGACCCGGACGCCGACTTCGGCCCCCTGGTGAGCCGCGACGCCCTCGACCGCGTGCACCGCTACGTCGGCATCGGCGCCACCGAGGGCGCCGAACTCGTGGTCGACGGACGCGGTTTCGTCCTGCCCGGCCACGAGAACGGGTTCTTCGCCGGCGCGACCCTCTTCGACCACGTCACGCCCGCCATGCGGATCTACCGCGAGGAGATCTTCGGGCCGGTGCTCAGCGTCGTCCGGGCCGCCGACTACGAGGAGGCCCTGCGGCTGCCGAGCGAGCACCCGTACGGCAACGGAGTGGCGATCTTCACCCGGGACGGGGACACCGCCCGGGACTTCACCCGCCGGGTGAACACCGGCATGGTCGGGGTCAACGTGCCCATCCCCGTGCCCGTGGCCTACCACACCTTCGGCGGCTGGAAGCGGTCCGGCTTCGGCGACCTCAACCAGCACGGCCCGGACGCCGTCCGCTTCTACACCCGCACCAAGACCGTCACCTCGCGCTGGCCCTCCGGGGCCAAGGAGGGCGCGAGCTTCACCATCCCGACGATGCGGTGA
- the metE gene encoding 5-methyltetrahydropteroyltriglutamate--homocysteine S-methyltransferase, which yields MTSTTAAAAARATVYGYPRQGQGRELKKAVEGYWKGTVTAAALRDTAAGLRRATWRQLAGAGVHEVPTGDFSYYDHVLDTSVMVGAVPARHRAAVEADALDGYFAMARGTQEVAPLEMTKWFDTNYHYLVPELGPDTVFTADSAKQVGELGEALALGLAARPVLVGPVTYLLLAKPAPGVAEGFEPLTLLDRLLPVYAEVLADLRAAGAEWVQLDEPALVQDRTPAELNAAARAYRDLGRLTDRPKLLVASYFDRLGEALPVLAKAPVDGLALDFTRAAAANLAALAAVGGLPGKRLVAGVVDGRNVWIDDFEQSLSILGTLLGLADRVDVAASCSLLHVPLDATAERDLDPQVARWLAFARQKTTEVVTLARGLAQGTDTIAAELAANRADLASRAGSALTRDPAVRARAAAVTAADARRSQPYPERTAAQRAHLGLPPLPTTTIGSFPQTGELRAARAGLRAGRLDEAAYEQRVEAEIREVVAFQEKAGIDVLVHGEPERNDMVQYFAEQLTGYLATQHGWVQSYGTRYVRPPILAGDVSRPEPMTLRWTRYAQSLTRRPVKGMLTGPVTMLAWSFVRDDQPLADTARQVALALRDEVDDLEAAGTAVIQVDEPALRETLPLREADRPAYLAWATEAFRLATAGVRPDTQIHTHMCYAEFGDILTAIDDLDADVVSLEAARSHMQVAGELAGAGYPREVGPGVYDIHSPRVPDAREAASLLRTGLKAIPAERLWVNPDCGLKTRAWPEVRASLENLVAAAREVRGELPGATS from the coding sequence TTGACCAGCACGACCGCAGCCGCGGCAGCCCGTGCCACCGTGTACGGCTACCCCCGGCAGGGCCAGGGCCGTGAACTGAAGAAGGCCGTCGAGGGGTACTGGAAGGGCACCGTCACCGCCGCCGCCCTCCGGGATACCGCCGCCGGGCTGCGCCGCGCCACCTGGCGGCAGCTCGCCGGGGCCGGCGTCCACGAGGTGCCCACCGGCGACTTCTCGTACTACGACCACGTCCTGGACACCAGCGTGATGGTCGGCGCGGTCCCCGCCCGGCACCGCGCCGCCGTCGAAGCCGACGCCCTGGACGGCTACTTCGCGATGGCGCGGGGCACCCAGGAGGTGGCGCCCCTGGAGATGACCAAGTGGTTCGACACCAACTACCATTACCTGGTCCCCGAACTCGGCCCCGACACCGTCTTCACCGCCGACTCCGCCAAGCAGGTCGGCGAGCTCGGGGAAGCCCTCGCGCTGGGCCTGGCCGCCCGGCCCGTCCTCGTCGGACCGGTCACCTACCTCCTGCTGGCCAAGCCCGCGCCCGGCGTGGCCGAGGGCTTCGAGCCGCTGACCCTCCTCGACCGGCTGCTGCCGGTGTACGCCGAGGTGCTGGCCGACCTGCGGGCCGCCGGCGCGGAGTGGGTGCAGCTCGACGAGCCCGCCCTGGTCCAGGACCGCACCCCGGCGGAGCTGAACGCCGCCGCCCGCGCCTACCGCGACCTGGGCCGCCTCACCGACCGGCCCAAGCTGCTCGTCGCCTCCTACTTCGACCGCCTCGGTGAGGCCCTGCCGGTCCTGGCCAAGGCCCCCGTCGACGGCCTCGCCCTCGACTTCACCCGCGCGGCCGCCGCCAACCTGGCCGCCCTCGCGGCCGTCGGCGGACTCCCGGGCAAACGCCTGGTCGCGGGCGTGGTCGACGGCCGCAACGTGTGGATCGACGACTTCGAGCAGTCCCTGTCGATCCTGGGCACCCTCCTCGGCCTCGCCGACCGCGTCGACGTGGCCGCCTCCTGCTCGCTGCTGCACGTCCCGCTGGACGCCACCGCCGAGCGGGACCTGGACCCGCAGGTCGCCCGCTGGCTCGCCTTCGCCCGCCAGAAGACGACCGAGGTCGTGACCCTCGCCAGGGGACTGGCCCAGGGCACCGACACCATCGCCGCGGAACTCGCCGCCAACCGCGCCGACCTGGCCTCCCGGGCCGGCTCGGCCCTCACCCGCGACCCGGCCGTCCGCGCCCGGGCCGCCGCCGTCACCGCCGCCGACGCACGCCGCTCGCAGCCCTACCCAGAGCGCACCGCCGCCCAGCGCGCCCACCTGGGACTGCCGCCGCTGCCCACCACGACCATCGGCTCCTTCCCGCAGACCGGCGAACTGCGCGCCGCGCGGGCCGGCCTGCGCGCCGGACGCCTCGACGAGGCCGCGTACGAGCAGCGCGTCGAGGCCGAGATCCGCGAGGTCGTGGCCTTCCAGGAAAAGGCCGGCATCGACGTCCTGGTGCACGGCGAGCCCGAACGCAACGACATGGTCCAGTACTTCGCCGAGCAGCTCACCGGCTACCTCGCCACCCAGCACGGCTGGGTCCAGTCCTACGGCACCCGCTACGTCCGCCCGCCGATCCTCGCCGGGGACGTCTCCCGCCCCGAGCCGATGACGCTCCGCTGGACGCGCTACGCCCAGTCGCTCACGCGGCGCCCCGTCAAAGGCATGCTCACCGGGCCCGTCACCATGCTCGCCTGGTCCTTCGTCCGCGACGACCAGCCGCTCGCCGACACCGCCCGCCAGGTCGCCCTCGCCCTGCGCGACGAGGTGGACGACCTGGAGGCGGCCGGCACCGCGGTGATCCAGGTCGACGAGCCCGCCCTGCGCGAGACGCTGCCGCTGCGGGAGGCCGACCGCCCGGCCTACCTGGCCTGGGCCACCGAGGCGTTCCGCCTGGCCACCGCGGGCGTCCGGCCGGACACCCAGATCCACACCCACATGTGCTACGCCGAGTTCGGCGACATCCTCACCGCCATCGACGACCTCGACGCCGACGTCGTCAGCCTGGAGGCCGCCCGCTCCCACATGCAGGTGGCCGGCGAGCTCGCCGGCGCCGGATACCCGCGCGAGGTCGGGCCCGGCGTCTACGACATCCACTCGCCACGCGTCCCCGATGCGCGGGAGGCCGCGTCCCTCCTGCGCACCGGCCTGAAGGCCATCCCGGCCGAACGGCTGTGGGTCAACCCCGACTGCGGCCTGAAGACCCGCGCCTGGCCCGAGGTGCGGGCCTCGCTGGAGAACCTGGTCGCGGCCGCCCGCGAGGTGAGGGGGGAACTGCCCGGCGCCACCTCCTGA